The segment TACCGATCGGGAACAGACATGTATGAGAAGCAGGATATTGTCACAGAGATCGATTAAACTCACCTGGTTGATTCTTCTGTTTCTGCTCTCCCTGACATGTGTTTTATCTGCCGGACTGTGGCCCTTTAACTTTTTTCCGGTAAACAGCGCAATTTGGAATGAGAGTGATAATTCTCTTTCTTTCAGAAAGCCATCTATTGCATATATCCCAGTACTTCCCTCAAACCTTGACACCCAAAACGGATTCACCATAGAATTAAAAATCAAGCCACTCCACAGGTATCTGCGCACTTTTCCCAGAATTCTCTCCATAGGGACAATCTCTGAAGAGTTGCTCGCTGTCGGGCAGTGGAAATCCGGTATTGTTTTCAGGGCTTTTGACAGTTGCACTGGCGGATACAACGAGATAGGTTACAGGGGAGCGTTTTCAGAGAAGCGGCCTGTACATATTACACTCAGTACCGGTCCTGAGGGTACGGTGATATTCCTTGATGGCAAGGCTGTCAGGAAGGAAAAAAGGCCTCTGTTAAGCAGTAATTCCATTTTGAACGGAACGGTTGTTCTTGCCAATGATTTATCAGGCGACCATCCCTGGAGCGGCGAGTTCTATTATCTGTCTATATCTTCCGGACATTACACTGGTAGAAATTTGTCCGATAGAAAACCAGGTGGAGATAACCTTATCAGAATCGATTTCACCAGAAGAGATGAGTCTTTAACCCCGTCAAATATCACTGAACTTATAGTACCTCAGAGGTTTTCTCCTCCGCATAGAAAAGTTCTTACCCCTTTCTGGGTCGATTTCAGATTGAACAGGCGCTACTTTGCTGATCTGATCCTGAATATTCTGGGATTTATCCCCTCGGGACTTCTTCTTGGGCTCATCTTTCTCCACAGCGGACTCAAACCATGGAAAACTCTGATCTTTACGTTTTTTATCCTGTTCTCAGTTAGCCTCTGCATAGAGCTTTCCCAGGTCACACTTCCCACACGTACATCACAGCTTTCCGACCTGATACTGAACACAACCGGAGGACTGTCAGGAGGTCTTCTTTCACTATGGTTTGACAAGAGAATGAATATATCTGAATACAAGTGAATTACTATTTAGTTTCTGTTCAACGTCGTTCCTGCAAAGCAGGAACCCAATCTTTACAATCAGCAAACCAGAAAGTTTTTTTCTTAAAGTCACTTTTTGGAGGATTAGGGGACCCGCATAAGGGAGATCCCTTTCACAGCGGACGTAACCCCTTGACAAAATCGCTTGCGGAAGTATGATGCGTAAGGGGGACAGTAACCCGTCCCAGAGGTCTGGCTTTTGATGTCCCCCAGAGAGTTGCCGGAGGAACACTGCGGGAAACGGTTGTGCCGGCCTGTATAACCGCACCATCTCCGATCTCAACCTCAGGAAGAATAACGCAGTGAGGCCCAATAAAAACATTATTGCCGATAACTACTTTTGATTTGAAATCTTTTTTCCTGGGGCCCCAGTAGAAATGGGCAATTATGGAGGTCCCAATACCTATTGTGGTGTTATCACCGATACTTATCGCCTCAGGATGAATCTCATCGATGTAAACATATTGACTTATCCACACATTTTTCCCTATCTTTACCCCCCGGAGCCTGTGAAGAAAGGGCCTGAGTCTGTATCCGCCGGGAACTGAGTATGCCAGCCTTCTTAACAAGCTCTGGGTGATCCTGTTAATCATCAAGAATTCTCCTCTGCTGTATGAAACCGTCAATTTGACCTGTAATCCAATCTCATGTGATCTATACAGACTTGTGGATGGTTTCCTTTTATCTCTCTTCCGTATAGTATTCAACAGATCAGGGTGCAAATATCTCGCCAGATAAGCTCCTAATCCGTAGAAGAGGAATGTCATATATGCAAAAGCCGGTATTCAATGGTTGGACGATAGAAATGAATTCCTGGTTTCGTAGAATGCAGATTGGGCTGTAGTGATTATAGTAAAGCACAAAAATTTCTTAGGAAAACAAGAAATTCAGGGACGCAATCGCCACAAAACTGTTCCCCAACGGACTACAGTTTTTGTTTTCCCTGGACAAAATTCCACCCATCGTATAATAAATTATAGATAGACCATGTTGTCTAAGGTTGTTCTCAGTTTAACCAGGGAGTTTACCGTGAATTTAAAGACTATTACCGGTATCTGTCTTGTATCCGGTCTTCTTATCTGCGCTCAGGCCCAAAGCGGTTACAAATGGGGAAATGTTAAAATCGGCGGAGGTGGATTTGTTTCCTCAATTGTGCCATCCACTGTAGAACGTAACCTTTTCTATGCCCGTACCGATGTTGGAGGGGCTTACCGCTGGGATGAATCGAAAAAGGAATGGATTCCACTGATGGACTGGGTGGATGCATCTGAGAGAGGACTGCTGGGTGTTGAGGCTATAATGCCGGATCCGGTAAATGCCAATAAGGTATACATGGTCTGCGGGACATCCTACTGGAACTACGGACGTACCGCGTTTCTGCGCTCGTCAAACAAAGGTGATTCCTGGGATGTTATCTACACTTGGGACGAAAACGGGGATAAGGGGAACGCCATAACAAAATTCAGTGCGCATGGAAACGGCATGGGACGGGGAAACGGTGAGGCGCTGGCTATAGACCCCAACGACCCCGATATCATGTTTTACGGCTCAAAGAACAAGGGACTTTTCAAGTCAACTGACAATGGAAACACCTGGAATCATGTTGGCACATTTACGGCTGCAGCAGGCTCTGATACTACCTGGAACGGCTCCGGGTTCTCTTTTGTAACTTTTGCTCCCGGAAGTTCCACAATTCTTTACGCCGGCTTTCTCCGTGAAGGGAACAATGTGTTTCAGTCAACGGATGGAGGAGCAACCTGGTCTGTTATCCCCGGCCGTCTGAAACCTGCCACAAAAGGAGGCTATATTCCCCGTCTGATGCCTCAGAGGGTTGCGATCACTCCTGATGGCGGTACACTTTACATTACATTCGGGGATGGGGCAGGACCTCACACCATGGCCTGGGATGAAGGGTGGGGACCGATAAAGGACTGGTTCAACCGTGGCGCTATCCTCAAGTATGAAACAGCAACACAAACCTGGACCAATGTGTCCCCTGAGAATTTTATCGATCCCGGAGACGGCAATTACGATCCGGATTCTGTTTACATTGCCTGTTACAGTGGAATATCGCTCAATCCCGCCAACCCCCTGGAACTTGTGGCATCATCGGTTGGTTACCGCGGTCCACAGTTCTGGAAACTTCCCTCGGGATGGAAAGATCAGTGGGGGTCGAATATTTACTACAGCAGTGATGGCGGAGCGACCTGGTATCCCTCATTTCAGTACTACTGGATGGACGGAGGAATTTATCCGTATGCAGAACAGATGGATGAAAACGGTATCGGGTGGATGTTTAACAGTTCAATTCACTGGTCCGGAAGCTGTGCGATGGATCCGTTTAATCCCAAACGTGTTCTGGTGACGTCGGGAAACGGCATATTTGCCACAGATGATATAACTGCCTTTTCTTACGATGAAAGTGTTCATCCACCGCTGATTCAGGAAACCGTGTGGAAAGTGATCTCTCATGGTATCGAGGAGACGGTACCGGAGGAGGTTGTGAGTATTCCCGGCGGTCCGCTTATCTCTATTATCGGCGACTATGACGGGTTTCGTCATGATGACATAAATCAGTATCCCGCAAATAGACATCAGACAAATGTAAACGGTACGATGGTGGGCCTGGGATCGACCCGTGCACTTGCCTATGCTTACAAGGCAGATAAACTGGTAAAGGCTGCAGATGCCCGCACATCGAATCCAACCACCTACACCGATGTGCCTATCTCTCCTGTCCAGTTCTCATCTGACCAGGGTGAAACATGGACTGTCGGGACTTATGAGAGTATAAGCCAGGATTACAGGAAGGGGTTAAGTGTCGCGATATCCGCTGATGGTGCGGTAACGCTCTGGACTCCGGCTGTAAAGGTTGTAAACGGCAATGAGGTCTACGATGATTATCCGGTGT is part of the Fibrobacter sp. genome and harbors:
- a CDS encoding VanZ family protein codes for the protein MRSRILSQRSIKLTWLILLFLLSLTCVLSAGLWPFNFFPVNSAIWNESDNSLSFRKPSIAYIPVLPSNLDTQNGFTIELKIKPLHRYLRTFPRILSIGTISEELLAVGQWKSGIVFRAFDSCTGGYNEIGYRGAFSEKRPVHITLSTGPEGTVIFLDGKAVRKEKRPLLSSNSILNGTVVLANDLSGDHPWSGEFYYLSISSGHYTGRNLSDRKPGGDNLIRIDFTRRDESLTPSNITELIVPQRFSPPHRKVLTPFWVDFRLNRRYFADLILNILGFIPSGLLLGLIFLHSGLKPWKTLIFTFFILFSVSLCIELSQVTLPTRTSQLSDLILNTTGGLSGGLLSLWFDKRMNISEYK
- a CDS encoding acyltransferase, which encodes MINRITQSLLRRLAYSVPGGYRLRPFLHRLRGVKIGKNVWISQYVYIDEIHPEAISIGDNTTIGIGTSIIAHFYWGPRKKDFKSKVVIGNNVFIGPHCVILPEVEIGDGAVIQAGTTVSRSVPPATLWGTSKARPLGRVTVPLTHHTSASDFVKGLRPL